A region from the Mya arenaria isolate MELC-2E11 chromosome 2, ASM2691426v1 genome encodes:
- the LOC128245889 gene encoding turripeptide Ici9.1-like, translated as MFSAVVGVILMVLLTSVVHTAPIKRQDFCPLVCPKIYDPRCGSDGKTYDNQCYFQRAECMNLYSLTLAHIGPCEGDTTSSDLVAN; from the exons ATGTTTTCCGCCGTCGTTGGAGTTATTTTGATGGTTTTACTGACATCAG TGGTTCACACTGCACCTATTAAGCGCCAAGACTTCTGTCCGCTTGTTTGTCCTAAGATCTATGACCCCAGGTGTGGTTCTGACGGCAAAACATATG ATAACCAGTGTTACTTTCAACGCGCTGAATGTATGAACCTTTACTCTCTTACACTTGCGCATATTGGACCATGCGAAGGTGACACAACCTCTTCCGATTTAGTTGCTAACTAA